GACTAGCAAGGTGACTAAAAAGTACCCAGTCCTACCTTAAACCCAGTGGGGCACCAATCCACAAACTGGATGGTGCGCTTGGTCTTGATGGTGGCGATGGCCGCATTGACATCTTTTGGGACCACGTCCCCCCTGTACAACATGCAGCAGGCCATGTACTTGCCATGGCGAGGGTCACACTTCACCATCTGGTTGGCCGGCTCAAAGCAGGCATTGGTGATCTCGGCCACTGAGAGCTGCTCGTGATAGGCTTTCTCCGCCGAGATGACTGGGGCATAAGTGGCCAGGGGGAAGTGGATGCGGGGATAAGGCACCAGGTTGGTCTGGAATTCCGTCAGATCCACGTTCAGGGCCCCATCGAACCGCAGGGAGGCCGTGATGGAGGACACTATCTGCCCAATGAGACGATTGAGGTTGGTGTACGTGGGCCGCTCGATGTCCAGGTTGCGCCGACAGATGTCATAAATGGCTTCGTTGTCCACCATGAAGGCACAGTCGGAGTGCTCGAGGGTCGTGTGGGTGGTCAGGATGGAGTTGTAGGGCTCTACCACAGCTGTGGAAACCTGCGGAGCTGGGTAGATGGCAAATTCCAGCTTGGACTTCTTGCCATAGTCCACTGACAGCCGCTCCATGAGCAGAGAAGCGAACCCGGAGCCCGTGCCGCCCCCGAAGCTGTGGAAGATGAGGAAGCCCTGCAGTCCTGTGCACAGATCCGCCTGCAAGAAACCACACAATGTGAGCCAAAGGCTGTGGAAGACACACCACCAAACTCCAACAGGCCAGGCTCACTTCTCTGTGCTCACAAGTTCACATGGACTCAAATAAGTGCCTAACCAGCAGGCATTACCCTCAGAAGCCAAAGCAGACAAGAGACAGCTATCAATGCATCTCAGCAGACACCATACAAGAAGACTCTGTAGACTTGGTCAGATCCCAGAACCTGACCTAAGACCTCCCCAGATGACCTCCCTTTCACAATCCAAGGCCCTCCGTCCCCACCCAGGAACCACTTCAAGAAGCCTCCTTGGTGCTCTTCTTACCAGTTTTCGGATCCGGTCCAGGACCAGGTCCACGATCTCCTTGCCAATGGTGTAATGGCCTCTGGCATAATTATTGGCGGCATCTTCCTTCCCAGTGATCAGCTGCTCTGGGTGGAAGAGCTGCCTGTAGGTCCCCGTGCGCACTTCATCTACAAAAAAAACCCCATGATCTGAGAGTCTCTCTGGCCTGCTGTACTCATTAAGGTGGACACAGCCGCAGGAGGGCTGAATCTACAAAGCACACGCTGGAAAATTCTCTGTATGATACACAAACCACAAATGCCACTTATGGCTGTAGTAAGGTAGAGTCAACAGATATACAAATGCCAGCAGGATCAGTTCCCACTGAGAGCAAAATGCTCACATGCCCATATGGGTGATTCTCCagctacttctttctttcctacccTTAGCTACATCAAAGGGAACAATTAAAAACTCACTCATAAACCTGCAGTCACCAGGTCAGCATGACTTCAGTGGGGCCGTGCCATCAGGGAATTGCATGTTGCCCAGGTCACACAGGTTGGAAAATCAGTATTCTGTTACGTCCCAGGGGAACCAATGAAAGGTGCTCTGTTTTACACCTCTTAAAGGAAACTACCTAGGACTTCCAATCTAGAGGAACCCAATGAATGTTCTACACTTAAGTTTCCAGTCTCCGGGCAGCTCAAGACTATAGTGTGCCAGCATGTCAGTGTGGGTGGCATGAAGGAGGGAACCAAGGCCGTGCACCCTGCACTGGGTGTGCATGGGAGACACCTGACCAGCAGAGTCAGCCAGGAGGGAATCTCTCTGCAGCCCAGCTTACTGCTGGTTAAGCAGCTTTTCTCTGCAGGGCAGGTTTCCTGAGGTATGTTCCTGAATCCCACAGTCAAGATCCTTCAGTCCACACCAGTGAGTTCCTCACCCAGCAAAGTTTGGAACATAGGCTTCAACATCCCTCCTTTCTGCACAGGGATTCAAGGAGTCTACATGGGACTTTACCAAGGCTCTCCCACCCTCCCAGGAAGGCCTCCCTGCAGGCCTGAGCACCTACCAACCACGGTGGGCTCCAGGTCCACAAACACTGCTCTGGGCACGTGCTTGCCAGCACCGGTTTCGCTGAAGAATGTGTTGAACGAGTCATCCCCGCCGCCAATGGTTTTGTCACTTGGCATCTGACCATCGGGCTGAATTCCATGTTCAAGGCAGTACAGTTCCCAGCAGGCATTGCCGATCTGGACACCTGCCTGCCCCACGTGGATAGAGATACACTCGCGCTGGGAACCAGAACATAAACATGAAATCTTCCTCTTCAAGGTAATTCaaactatatataaaatgtaaatgagacTTCTGTTATAAATTAacccttttaatatattttggtgTAATTTTTTTTGGGACATAATATCCCATGAGTTCCATAATCATCTATATCAGAACACCTGCGTTTCCAACTTTAATACAGATAAATTTGAATCAATGAATCAGAATAGTTATTATAAGTTCTTCTTCTAATAAATTGTTTAAAGTGAACATATAATAATCTGTCAAGTACTGGGCAtggttgtgcacacctataataaCAGAGTTtccagaagctgagacaggaggattaagagttcaaaggcagcctcagcaaaagtgaggcactaagcaacacaatgagaccctgtctctaaataaaatacaaaatagggctggggatgtcgctcagtggtcaagtgcctctgagttcattccctggtaccaaaaactagtagtagtagtagtagtagaatTATAATAATCTGACAGGTAATTCTGCTTCTACGTAAGGATGGAATTTACTATTGTGTCTGAAGCAAGGACTCAGGAAAATAGAGAAGATATATACAATAATGGTTTTCAGTCATTGGACAATAGCTGGCACAAGATGCAAGTTCCCTAGAGCAGCTTTATAATCACCCCATACTGCCTGGTGAACACCAGGGTGTGGGACAGAAGGCCAAACAACCCAGGCATCCCCTGGTTTGATGAGAGAGAATTCATTGCTCAGTGAGGCAAAAAAGCTAGAAACCACGGGGCAGAGCAGAGAAGGAATAGATGTGCAGAaagaattttatacaaataaGCAGAATTCAAGGAAGTCTGTAGTTGAGTACTGTGTGGTATATTAGGTATAAGCCAATGCCAGGGAAGGGCAGGCAGAGCAATCCCTGGAACTCACACAGGGCTGGGAACAGTTTGTGTTCCCACCAATTGTGGTGGAAAGACTTCTTGATTCACAGAGTAATAAATGGAGTCCTCATAAGTAGGGCCAAGCGAGGCCAAAACTAAAGGCTGATCTGAACctacaaaagaaaatgtagggctggggtttcAGCCTaatggtggagtgctcacctagcatgtatgaggccctggtttcgatcctcagcaccacataaaaataaataagtaaaataaaggtattgtgtccaactacaactaaaaaatatttttaaaaaagtgtaaaaGCAACCTCAAAAGGAACTATTTCTTGGAACTGCAAATTGatcaaccactctggaaagcagtgtgtaGATCCtcaaaaaaacttggaatggaaccaccatttgacccagttattccactcctcggtatatacccaaaggacttaaaatccacatactacagtgatgcagccacattaatgtttatagcagtcaatttacaatagctacagTACAGAACCAACCAGGtgcacttcaatagatgaatgtataaagaaaatgtgggagctgggcctgtagctcagtggtagagtgcctcgcatgtgtgaggcgctgggttcaatcctcaacaccatataaaaataaataaatataaagatattgtatccatctacaactaaaagaatattttttaaaaaagaaaatgtggtacatgtacataatggaatattactcagccataaagaagaatgaaattatggcatttgccagttaGTAGATGGAGCTggggactatcatgctaagtgaaataagccagtccaaacaaacaaacaacaaaaaaaggctgaattttctctctgacatgtggatggtGACACATAATAAGGTGGggggagaacagaagttcagtggattagacaaaggggattgaAGAGGAGGGAGatgggatgggaataggaaagacaatataatgaaccagacataactttcctatgttcatctatgaatacatgaccagtgtaactccacatcatgttcaaccacaagaatgggatcctaattagaataagttatactccatgtatatatatcaaaataactctactgtcatgcttatctaaaaagaacaaataaaaaaatcaaaaaaatttttaaaaggcaccGTTTCTTGGCATATTAATACACCTCCCCCACAAAATCTAAAACccaataatgtaaaatttacaaTATCTGGTATCCAATTTAAACCTcagagaaaaataagacaaaatctgactataaggaagagaaaaattcaCTGATACAAACCCAGAAATGATATAGATGATAGAATTAGAGACtagagcattaaaataaatattatatacccATATGTTTAGGAAGGTAGAGGAAAAAGTGGTATAACAAGAgatacatttaatataaaaaagacaCGAACTgataatatctaaaaaaatagagtctgaaataaaaaaaagatatcaaatgGGATTTACATCAGATTACACACTTAAGAAGAAATTTGAGGTTgatgaaaaagttttggaaatagCGGTGATGGTTATACAACATGTGAATGTTCTTGTCATCACTGAGTGGTacacataaaaatgtttaaaatggaaaaatcttaTGTCATATGTACTTCACCCACactaacttttaaaatgaaaataaagcaataaactGGGCACAATGgcttatgcctataatcccagctacttggaagattGAGGAAGAAGGATTGAAAATTTGAGAGCAGAAttgtcaacttagtgagacctggtctcaaaataaaaataaaaaagggctgggcatgtagctcagtggtagagtatccccagattcaatccatagtaccacacacaaacaaatatattaacaataaaaataaatcatattgatATATCCACACAgttgaatttaaaaacaattatagtAATGATTATGCAACAACAGAAGagttttattatttcacttatataaaaattctagaaaatacagaaaagcagaTTAAAGCAAATTTAAAGATTGGGAGGGCAGTAGGTGAAAAGGTTTGCAAAGAAGCACCATGAAATTTTGGGGGGTGATGGATATGctcatttttcccctttattttatttgtttttatgtggtgctgaggatcaaacccagcacctcacacatgctaggcgagcgttctacctgctgagccacaaccccaaccctgcccCCATATGCTCATTTAACATTTGTGGTAACGGTTTCATGggttatgaatatattttttaaaaatttttaaatatttattttctagttatggttggacacaatacctttatcttatttatttatttttatgtggtgctgaggatcgaacccaggcccccTTGCACAtgtgggcaagcgctctaccactgagccataatcccagcccatgaatatattaatattatgttaaatctcatcaaattatactttttaaatgtgaACTTTACTTTTATGTTAATATACCTCCATAGAGctgtttaaaatgcaaaatagaggcTTTTGAAGATATTCAAAATCTGAGAGACTTAATCATTAGCAGATCATACtacaaaaaatgttaaagaaatcccttcaggcaaaaaaaaaaaaaataccagaggGAAAATTGGACccatacaaaagaatgaagaacACTGAAACTGCTAAATATGTGGGCAAACATAAAAGACTTTTAccacatctttaaaatataattaaggcaaaaataattatttcttgtgGGATTTACAAAGGTAAAATATGACAATAGCACAAAGGTCACAAAATGGGAAAATCAAAGTATTCTGTGTAGACtatgataaattaaatatatgtgcTATCATCCccaaagcaaacacacacacacacacaaaataaataaaacaaagtggtACAGACAAGAAACTAAtgaaggagatttttaaaaatcataaaaataatcaattatttaagaaagagaaagaaaaaagggaacaaataagataaatagaaaataaatagcaacCTGGTAGATGTAAGCCAAACCATTTGAATAATCATATTAAATGTCTTTACAACTATAAACACCTAACTAAAAGATTCAGatagattaaaaagcaagaccaaGATGGATATGGggtacctgcctgtaatcccagctaatagggaggctgaggcaggaggatcgcaagttcaagaccagcctggacaatttatcaagacccttaaaaaaatatttcaaaaggtttgaggatgtagctcaatggttaagtgctgatatactcaatccccagtactgggaaaaaaaaaaagactaaactaTACACTAAAGACAAGAAACCCAGAGATAGgttaaaaagtaaagaagataCACCATTAGCATAGTCACTCTAGCTTTCCTTTGATTCAGTTTTAATGGAGTATCTTCTTTACTTTTTGACCTAACAACatagtttttaaaggaagaattttaTCAGGGAAAAAGAAGGTCATAGTGAAAAGGGGGTCAATTCATCAAGAAAGTATGATAATTCTTTTTTGATGGGGGATACAGGGATTAAACTCATGTGATAGATggaacctgatcttttcttaaaattgggagccatctcgccacaaagccatgaaaagataatttctgctttactataaattactgcaaattctgaacctgcttggaatgcctgcccatgccttgaactcacccatgcctggctctctgaccagatagcagccctctctgaaactttagtgacacctcacaaatcttggccttccctggccagataatgaccTTCTCtaaggctctaatgaccttcataaattctgatgtcggggccagcaaaaatgtaaactaccatttgtgttatgcttgtcagagttctgttatctgtaaccccccctctttgtgtaactttctgggttataaagctgggctgcaggaaagctgcagctgctgtcttgttcctgaggttttgggtgggagaggcagcctggccgtcgaaataataagcttgctttaatttgattttaattggagtcagtggtcttttcttgcatcctggtctaacacaggggcactcaaccattgaacgACAtcaccattttgtattttatttaaagacagggtctcactgagttgcttagtacctcgctgttgatgaggctggctttgaactcatgatccccctgcctcagccttccaaactgttgggattacagtaGTGCACTATCACATCTGGCAATAATTCTTAATGTTTATGCATTgctatctttataaatttttaatacagAATTTCAAATCATTCAaagcaaaaactgacaaaactgaatgaagagggctggggttgttttGTTGCTCAGTAGAATAACATtcgcctagcatgtttgaggcacttggttcgatcctaagcaccacataaaaataaattttaaaataaaggtattgtgttcatctacaactaaaaatttttttaaaaaatttgaatgaaGAAACATACAATCCATAATCAATTAAAGACTCTTATATTCTTCTTTCAATAACCAACAGAACAAGTCACAAAAATAAGTAATGATATAAAAGATTTAGACAATGTCAACCACAATGACCtaactgacatttatagaacTGTCCACACTGCAAGAGcagcaaaatatacattttaactgCCTAGGGAAAATTtactaaaatagatcatattctcAACTGGTCATAAgtttcaatacatttttaaaaaatccagataaaacaaaatatgtttctgaatgttagaattagaaatcaataacaaagatATCTGGATAATTCCCAAATGTTTAAAGCTAATAGTAAGGGAAATTTGCAAAGTATATGGAATGAAAATGAAGACATAACATCAATTTTTTTGTGGGATGCAGCTTAAACAGAGCTTAGAAAGAAACttacaaaaatactaaaaaaaaaatactaaaaaaaattaaaaggtctaaAATCAGGGActagggctgtagcttagtggtaaagcgcttgcctcgcatgtgtgaggcactgggtttgatcctcagcaccacataaaaataaataaagatactgtgtgttcatctacaactaaaaaaaaaaatacttaaaaagaagtCTAAAATCCATGACACATACAACTCGTTCAGGAGAAGAACATTTcctatgaggccagcattaccttAATaccagaaatcaaagaaaactacagatcaatgaCTCATGGACTCTCCTTTTATAAACCTAAAAATCAATGACTGAAGCTTCCatcttaagaaactagaaaaaagagcaaatacctaaattaagcagaaaaaataataaagagcaagaataaaatttaaaaaaaaacagaaaaatattagaatCAGTGACAGCAAAAATTGGTACTTAGAACAGTGCAATGAAATTGATGAACTCCAAGCCCAACTGATCCAGAAAAGGCTTAGACAAATTACTAGaaatggaatgagaaaaaaagatgggctgggaatgtggctcaagtggtaatgcgctcgcctggcatgtgcggggtgctgggttcaatccttagcaccacataaagatgttgtgtccactgaaaattgaaaaataaatataaaaaattctctctttcaaaaaaaagatgattattaCTGATGCTGAGATATTTCAAGATAAAGAAATACTGTAATTTTTTGTCAATAAATTCGACAACAAATGGAATGGACAAAAATCCTTGAACATTTTACGAAAGCCACTCAGAAGGGatatcaagaattaaaaaaaaaaaaaaaaaacaagcagtgCAAATGGCCACATAAAGATCCagatagagctggggttgtagcttagtggtagagcacttgcttattaGCACATAtggggcattgggttcgattctcagcaccacataaaaataagataaaggtattatattcattaaaaaaatccagATAATTTTAAAGAAGTGTATTATTGTTCCCTCATGTAACTATGATCACATCATGGCTCAGAAATTTCAAACTATCAGTTGTTTCAAAGCTCCTAACCCAGGAGTgggtttgtttctttgtctttaagCTCCTGTAAAGCTTAGAAATTCTGCTTCTTCTTAGTACACTTAAGACAAATGGTTAAGACACAACTGATAgtttaaggttttttgttttgtttggtactggggatttaacacagctacaacctcagcccttttatttatgtagtttttgttttgagatagggtctcattaagttgcagaggAAGTCCTTAACTTTCcacctcctacctcagccacccAGATAGCTAAGATTACTGGCACGTACTAGGCCAGATAATCAATTTGTGATGAGACACTAGAATGCATAAGTAGGGTTTTGAGCAATTTCTGTTACTGGCATTTCCTTTATCACAAACCTTTCTAACACAAAGGAAAAGTGCCTAACATGTTTTCTCAAAGATCAGCTCTTTGGGTTTATACTCACTACCTCCCACCAcaaaaaatttctaattaaataattaaactaaGTACtacacacttttttcttttttgtcatgcTGAGGACTAAacctaggcaagcattctaccactaagctacatccccagtccactaTGAACTTTTGAAATCATATTAAGCATTTCAACTTGACTGTATCATACAACAACGGCTGAATAGCTTTTTTGTAAGTGTATTAATTAATTGATCAATCATCATTTTGGTTGTCTTTTTTTGCTCATGTGTGATGccaggggtggaacccagggactcatgcatgctaggcaagcactctaccactaagccacattcccagcctgtctgtatctctctctctctctctctctcttctcaaaCAAAGCCTTTGCTAAAAATAATAGCGCCTACAAtggtaaaatgcacatatttcttCTATTCCTGAAGCTTCTTTTTTACTTACTGGATGATAGAggtattttccttttagaataatTCACCTTTAAATtgggtgtggtggggcacacctataatcccatcggCTCAgaacttgaggcaggaggattgcaagttcaaggccagcctcagaaatttagagaggtcctaacaaactcagtgagacccagtcttaaagttaaaatttttaaacaagggatggggatgtagcttagtgtacctctaggttcaatccctagtagacAAAGTTCACCTTTAAAAGTCAAGAAGCTTGACTCCATGCTCTGTCCATAAGAGAATAAAAGCCTCaaaaccaactttaaaaaaaaaattttttttagttgtaggtgaacacacagttatcttttgtttttatgtggtgctgaggttctaacccagtgcctcacacatgtgaggcaagtgctttaccactgagctacagccccagtcctcaaAACCAACTTTTACAGAGACAAAATGTCAAGATTAGTCATATTTTTTATacaatcatatatttttataaagttttaaagccatcaaattttataaattttgttggacatggtggtgtacacctaaaATTCTAgcgactctggaggttgagggaagaggatcacaagtttaaagccagtctaggcaatttagcaagactctgtctcaaaacaaaaaattttttaaatggatggggatgtagctcagtgatacagtgcttgcctacatatgcaaggccctgggttcaatccttagcacacacaaaaaagaaaaaacttcataaatattaatttgaagaggaaattgaggctgAAATGACTGGCCATCAGCCTCAGTTAATTGGAGTTAAAACTGGACTGTGTCAATTTCTGTAGAACAGTCTTTCTGGTGTTTCTCCACATAAGACCATTTTTTGTGTgccatttgttttattcattcattcattcattccaggAATTGAagccagaagtgctttaccacagagctacatgcctggttctttttatttttgaaacattatcttgctaaagtgctgaggctgatctctatttgtgatcctcctgtttcagcctctggtGTAGCTgttattacaggcatgtgccatcacatctGATGGTTGTGTGCCACTTGTTTTAGGTGTGCACAAAGGTAGAGCTGTTGGTTGGGTTCCACTGATGTGTAATGTATTAATTAATGGATTATTTCAACAGTTACCTAGTAGGTATCTATGAGCtgggaatataaaaatgaacagaagCCTTCCTTTCTGTGGGAGAACAGGagttctcatttattctttttttttttaatatttattttttagttatcggcggacacaacatctttgtttgtatgtggtgctgaggatcgaacccgggcagcacgcatgccaggccagcacgctactgcttgagccacatccccagccccctcatttattctttttaaaatatattttttagttgtagttggacacaatacctttatttatatattttatgtggtgctgaggattgaactcagtgattcacccatgctagacaaatgctgtaccactgagccacaaacccagccccctctCATTTATTCTTGATGGAAAGGAATCTGACTATATCTACAAAATCACAGACATCTATTTCTGGAATCGCACTCCACCTACATTAGAGTACAGGTAACTCACTGCAGCTTTCTGTGTAAAATGATTAGAAATTACCCAAAGATCCAGTGAAACAGGACAGGATGAATAaaccacagggctggggttgtggctcagcggtagagcgctggcctcacaggtgtgagacccagggttcaatcctcagcaacacataaaaataaataagtgggggctagggttgtggctcagtggtggagcacacgCCTCCCACATGctggaccctgggttcgatcctcagcaacacataaaaataaataagtggaaataaaggtattgtgtccaatttcaactaataaaataaatatttaaaataaataaataaataagtgaagtaaaggtttgtgtccaactacaataaataaataaatacttaaaataaaataaactacacATTAAGGTATAGCCACACAGAGAATATTATGCCACAGTAAACGGTGcagatttcttttagttttttcttcctgatactggggattgaacctagcattgttctatcactgacctacatccctaactcctttcatttttttattttgaaatgggatcCTTAGATCGCtagattgcccaggctggcctcctgcctcagcctcctgagttgctctGATTACAATACCGCACCTGGCTAACAATGCAGATCTTCATATGCCAATTTGGAGAAAGCCTACTGGGGatttcactatgttgctcaggttgTTCTCAAATTTTtaggctcaagtgattctcctgcctcagcctcccaagtagctgagactacaggcattcaccactgcaCCAGCGGACTTTTTTTTGCACGAGGAAAAAGCAAAGTTAcctctagtacaaaaaaagggGGACGAGAATAACCATATCTATTCCCGTTTGtttggttttgcattttttttaaactggaagtATAAACAACAAAACTCTAATGGAGGTTTTTCCATTATTCTTTCGTAAAGACGTTGTAAATACTACCTATATTTGTAAATGCCCTCGTGAGGAGCTCATAGCTTTACGGACAACTCTGTTAGGGAAGGAAAGGTGGGAAGCTTTCTTGGTTGCTGCCTGGCGAGCCTGGGAAAGGCAGAGGGCAGTGGGCACCGGCCGTTGTATGCTCAAGTACAGCCCGAAATCCATGCTTCTCGGGCAAGAGGCAGCGCGGCCTCCCAGGGGCAGTCCTCAGTGGCCTTGCCACTGCTCAGATTCACTCTGGTCTCCCACATCACAGATGTCCCTCCCAAGCCATCCCAAACCCTCCAGCCAAGTACTTACCATGATAACTTCCTCCTAGCAGCACGTTGCCTTCTCACCTTCTCTCAGTTCAACGCTCCACGCTCAACTGCCGACTGCCACGCAGTATGCCAGGCCCTGATTGGCTCATCGTCTGCATGACTGCCATTGGCTCCAACAGCTCCAGGGCGGGGCCGCAGGCTGAGCCCCCAATCGTGATGGGCCATCTTCCTTGAATGGCAAAGCAAATCCTTCTGATTGGTC
This genomic interval from Marmota flaviventris isolate mMarFla1 chromosome 1, mMarFla1.hap1, whole genome shotgun sequence contains the following:
- the LOC114083091 gene encoding tubulin alpha-3 chain, which encodes MRECISIHVGQAGVQIGNACWELYCLEHGIQPDGQMPSDKTIGGGDDSFNTFFSETGAGKHVPRAVFVDLEPTVVDEVRTGTYRQLFHPEQLITGKEDAANNYARGHYTIGKEIVDLVLDRIRKLADLCTGLQGFLIFHSFGGGTGSGFASLLMERLSVDYGKKSKLEFAIYPAPQVSTAVVEPYNSILTTHTTLEHSDCAFMVDNEAIYDICRRNLDIERPTYTNLNRLIGQIVSSITASLRFDGALNVDLTEFQTNLVPYPRIHFPLATYAPVISAEKAYHEQLSVAEITNACFEPANQMVKCDPRHGKYMACCMLYRGDVVPKDVNAAIATIKTKRTIQFVDWCPTGFKVGINYQPPTVVPGGDLAKVQRAVCMLSNTTAIAEAWARLDHKFDLMYAKRAFVHWYVGEGMEEGEFSEAREDLAALEKDYEEVGVDSVEAEAEEGEEY